The following coding sequences lie in one Arachis ipaensis cultivar K30076 chromosome B05, Araip1.1, whole genome shotgun sequence genomic window:
- the LOC107640389 gene encoding uncharacterized protein LOC107640389, with the protein MEFTFSSLQITPIEDPAIPQEFYFGDCFSIIFNCTKKLIQMIERSNPTPEVDFSSTTTTASEAILVPSDILCSCTPLTNLNREDTVLLHEIFSSMPVSPELLDQILPDIGETARRILSRERCDSNTREIVVNLHVTTYIVVQDSDIYDDDLCQNFSELAQFVNLLERSKIDEQDDDAECAICLEKFGHGNEDSSVEVVRTNCSHVFHDHCMFRWLRGCSNCQSPYSCPLCRCIIFPNSQTQIDDE; encoded by the coding sequence ATGGAATTCACCTTTTCTTCTTTGCAAATCACTCCCATTGAAGATCCAGCCATACCACAAGAGTTTTATTTTGGTGATTGCTTCTCCATCATCTTCAATTGCACCAAAAAATTGATCCAAATGATCGAACGCTCAAACCCAACTCCTGAAGTTGACTTTTCTTCTACTACAACTACAGCCAGTGAAGCAATCTTGGTTCCTTCAGACATCCTATGTAGTTGTACTCCACTCACAAATCTCAACAGAGAAGACACAGTCTTGTTACATGAAATCTTTTCTTCAATGCCTGTGTCCCCTGAGTTATTGGACCAAATTTTACCTGACATAGGCGAAACTGCAAGAAGGATTCTAAGTCGTGAAAGGTGTGACTCCAACACGCGGGAGATTGTTGTGAACCTTCATGTTACCACGTACATTGTTGTTCAAGATTCTGATATCTATGATGATGATCTCTGTCAAAACTTTTCTGAACTAGCACAATTCGTGAATCTGTTGGAGAGATCCAAAATTGATGAGCAAGATGATGATGCTGAATGCGCTATTTGCTTGGAGAAATTTGGCCATGGTAATGAAGATTCAAGTGTAGAAGTTGTTCGCACAAATTGCTCGCATGTTTTTCATGATCACTGCATGTTCCGCTGGCTCCGAGGTTGTTCCAACTGTCAGTCGCCGTATTCTTGTCCATTGTGCCGCTGCATCATATTTCCAAATTCACAGACACAGATAGATGATGAATAG
- the LOC107640390 gene encoding WASH complex subunit 3-like: MGYALDKQYRSKYGDHLNLSNLVGQDSDEDNQDMDEGNQDMDDGGEGMDEDSQDADNDNEELEPQSVPPPTSNPLPQEQPQFSSQYVPQTQFSPSFPTPQQYWGRYSLDARLPCHTSSVASGGFISVDSSRSVGGRGVLNSQNPNRVDMGPLQEDANPVEQDTNAYLVDDPDDEDDDDDDEIEESDEDEES; encoded by the exons ATGGGTTATGCATTGGACAAACAG TACCGGTCAAAATATGGGGACCACTTGAACTTGTCGAATCTTGTGGGTCAAGATAGTGATGAGGATAATCAAGATATGGATGAGGGTAATCAGGATATGGATGATGGTGGTGAGGGTATGGATGAGGATAGTCAGGATGCGGATAATGACAATGAGGAACTGGAGCCACAGTCGGTGCCACCTCCCACTTCGAATCCACTTCCGCAAGAACAACCTCAGTTCTCAAGCCAGTATGTACCTCAGACACAGTTCTCCCCGTCATTTCCAACGCCTCAACAGTATTGGG GTAGGTATTCATTGGATGCGAGGCTCCCGTGCCATACCTCATCGGTCGCTTCCGGAGGGTTCATATCTGTTGACTCTAGTAGAAGTGTAGGTGGACGCGGAGTTCTTAATAGTCAAAATCCTAACCGTGTCGACATGGGACCACTACAAGAAGATGCTAACCCAGTCGAGCAAGATACTAATGCGTATCTAGTAGATGACCcggatgacgaggatgatgatgatgatgacgaaaTAGAGGAGTCCGATGAGGATGAGGAATCCTGA